A single region of the Paraburkholderia sprentiae WSM5005 genome encodes:
- the mnmE gene encoding tRNA uridine-5-carboxymethylaminomethyl(34) synthesis GTPase MnmE produces MLTTDSDPIVAIATAPGRGGIGVVRISFGRAGAAAAQPLMQALTAQTLTARHASYVPFLDASGNPLDRGIALYFPAPHSYTGEHVLELQGHGGPVVLQLVLQRCVDAGRAFGLRLAEPGEFTRRAFLNDKLDLAQAEAVADLIEASTEAAARSAGRSLDGAFSRDIHALVEEVITLRMLVEATLDFPEEEIDFLEAADARGKLARIRERLAHVLSEARQGALLREGLSVVLAGQPNVGKSSLLNALAGAELAIVTPIAGTTRDKVAQTIQIEGIPLHVIDTAGLRETEDEVEKIGIERTWGEIERADVVLHLLDARTGMTAGDATIAGRFPRGVPVVRVLNKTDLTGLAPATRALDADLELSEVRLSAKKGDGVALLRDELLRIAGWQAGAESVYLARERHLIALRAADEHLATAAAHAEQNAQALDLFAEELRLAQDQLNSITGEFSSDDLLGVIFSRFCIGK; encoded by the coding sequence ATGCTTACAACCGACTCCGATCCCATCGTTGCCATTGCTACCGCGCCGGGCCGGGGAGGTATTGGTGTCGTGCGGATTTCGTTCGGCCGCGCCGGCGCGGCGGCGGCCCAGCCGTTGATGCAGGCGCTCACGGCCCAGACGCTCACCGCGCGTCACGCGAGCTACGTGCCGTTTCTCGACGCGAGCGGCAATCCGCTCGACCGCGGCATCGCGCTGTACTTTCCGGCGCCGCATTCGTACACCGGCGAGCACGTGCTCGAACTGCAGGGGCACGGCGGGCCGGTCGTGCTGCAGCTGGTCCTGCAACGCTGCGTCGACGCCGGCCGCGCGTTCGGTCTGCGGCTCGCCGAGCCCGGCGAATTCACACGGCGCGCGTTTCTGAACGACAAGCTCGACCTCGCGCAGGCCGAAGCCGTCGCCGATCTGATCGAGGCGAGCACCGAGGCCGCCGCGCGTTCGGCCGGTCGCTCGCTCGACGGCGCGTTCTCGCGCGACATCCACGCACTGGTCGAAGAAGTGATTACGCTGCGGATGCTGGTCGAGGCGACGCTCGACTTCCCGGAAGAGGAAATCGACTTTCTCGAAGCCGCCGACGCGCGCGGCAAACTCGCGCGCATACGCGAGCGTCTCGCGCACGTGTTGAGCGAGGCGCGCCAGGGTGCGCTGCTGCGCGAAGGTTTGTCGGTCGTGCTGGCGGGACAGCCGAACGTCGGCAAGTCTTCGCTGCTGAACGCACTCGCCGGCGCCGAACTTGCGATCGTCACACCGATCGCCGGCACGACGCGCGACAAGGTCGCGCAGACGATCCAGATCGAAGGGATCCCGCTGCACGTGATCGACACGGCCGGCTTGCGCGAGACCGAGGACGAGGTCGAGAAGATCGGCATCGAGCGCACGTGGGGCGAGATCGAGCGGGCGGACGTGGTGCTGCATCTGCTCGACGCGCGTACCGGCATGACGGCCGGCGACGCAACAATCGCCGGACGCTTTCCGCGCGGCGTACCGGTCGTGCGCGTGCTGAACAAAACCGACCTGACCGGGCTCGCGCCGGCGACGCGCGCACTCGACGCCGACCTCGAGCTCAGCGAGGTGCGACTGTCGGCGAAAAAGGGAGACGGCGTCGCATTGCTGCGCGACGAACTGCTACGAATCGCCGGTTGGCAGGCGGGCGCGGAAAGCGTCTATCTGGCGCGCGAGCGGCACCTGATTGCGTTGCGCGCGGCCGACGAGCATCTGGCGACGGCCGCCGCGCATGCGGAGCAGAACGCGCAGGCGCTCGATCTGTTCGCCGAGGAATTGCGGCTCGCGCAGGATCAGCTGAACTCGATCACCGGCGAGTTCAGTTCGGACGATCTGCTCGGAGTGATTTTCAGCCGATTCTGTATCGGGAAATAA
- the yidC gene encoding membrane protein insertase YidC, with protein sequence MDIKRTVLWVIFFMSAVMLFDNWQRDHGRPSMFFPSTTPTQTAGTSAPGTTTPGTQPADLPATTAAAPGNAPAAEQSQLVKFGTDVYSGEIDTRGGTLSRLSLVKQGDGKQPDLVITLFDKTNNHTYLARTGLLGGDFPNHNDIFTLMPNQPTHLADGQNSFQMSFESPEKGGLRVIKTYTFTRGSYVIGVETKVQNVGATPVTPQVYMELVRDDQPVETPRFSHTFIGPAVYTNEHHFQKMTFSDLDKNKQNFATSADNGWVAMVQHYFASAWIPQQGAKREFYAEKIDPSLYRVGIKEAMPTIQPGQTVSVNARLFAGPEEEKMLAGIAPGLDLVKDYGWVTIIAKPLFWLLSKIHSYVGNWGWSIVLLTVLIKAVFFPLSAASYKSMARMKAITPRMQALRERFKGDPQKMNAALMELYKTEKVNPFGGCLPVVIQIPVFISLYWVLLSSVEMRGAPWILWIQDLSQQDPYFILPILMAVSMFLQTRLNPTPPDPVQAKMMMFMPIAFSVMFFFFPAGLVLYYVVNNVLSIAQQYYITRMIGSAKAKPA encoded by the coding sequence GGTCATGCTGTTCGACAACTGGCAACGCGACCACGGACGCCCGTCGATGTTCTTCCCGAGCACGACGCCGACCCAGACCGCCGGCACCTCTGCGCCGGGCACGACGACGCCGGGCACTCAGCCGGCCGATCTTCCTGCCACCACCGCGGCCGCACCCGGCAATGCGCCGGCGGCCGAGCAATCGCAGCTGGTGAAATTCGGCACCGACGTCTATAGCGGCGAAATCGACACCCGCGGCGGCACATTGTCGCGCCTGTCGCTCGTCAAGCAGGGCGACGGCAAGCAGCCGGATCTCGTGATCACGCTGTTCGACAAAACGAACAATCACACGTATCTGGCGCGCACCGGTCTGCTCGGTGGCGATTTCCCGAATCACAACGACATCTTTACGCTGATGCCGAATCAGCCGACCCATCTGGCTGATGGTCAGAACTCGTTCCAGATGAGCTTCGAGTCGCCGGAAAAGGGCGGGCTCAGGGTCATCAAGACGTACACGTTCACGCGCGGCAGCTACGTGATCGGCGTCGAGACGAAGGTCCAGAACGTGGGCGCCACGCCGGTGACGCCGCAGGTCTATATGGAGCTGGTCCGCGACGACCAGCCGGTCGAAACGCCGCGCTTCTCGCACACGTTCATCGGACCGGCGGTCTACACGAACGAGCACCACTTCCAGAAGATGACGTTCAGCGATCTCGACAAGAACAAGCAGAACTTTGCGACATCGGCCGATAACGGCTGGGTCGCGATGGTCCAGCACTACTTCGCGTCAGCATGGATTCCCCAGCAGGGCGCAAAGCGCGAGTTCTACGCCGAGAAGATCGATCCGTCGCTGTATCGCGTCGGGATCAAGGAGGCAATGCCGACCATCCAGCCGGGCCAGACCGTCAGCGTGAATGCGCGTCTGTTCGCCGGTCCGGAAGAAGAAAAGATGCTCGCAGGCATCGCGCCGGGCCTCGATCTGGTGAAGGACTATGGCTGGGTCACGATCATCGCGAAACCGCTGTTCTGGTTGCTGTCGAAGATCCACAGCTATGTCGGCAACTGGGGCTGGTCGATCGTGCTGCTCACCGTGCTGATCAAGGCGGTGTTCTTTCCGCTATCGGCCGCGAGCTACAAGTCGATGGCTCGCATGAAGGCGATCACGCCGCGCATGCAGGCGCTGCGCGAGCGTTTCAAGGGCGATCCGCAGAAGATGAACGCGGCGCTGATGGAGCTGTACAAGACTGAAAAGGTCAATCCGTTCGGCGGCTGTCTGCCGGTCGTGATCCAGATTCCGGTGTTCATCTCGCTGTACTGGGTGCTGCTGTCGTCGGTGGAAATGCGCGGCGCGCCGTGGATTCTGTGGATTCAAGATCTGTCGCAGCAGGACCCGTACTTCATCCTGCCGATCCTGATGGCCGTGTCGATGTTCTTGCAGACCCGCTTGAACCCGACGCCGCCGGACCCGGTTCAGGCAAAGATGATGATGTTCATGCCGATCGCGTTCTCGGTCATGTTCTTCTTCTTCCCGGCGGGTCTGGTGCTGTACTACGTCGTCAACAACGTGCTGTCGATCGCACAGCAGTACTACATCACGCGGATGATCGGCAGCGCGAAGGCGAAGCCGGCCTGA
- a CDS encoding tyrosine-type recombinase/integrase — protein sequence MPRLATPLTESEVRALEPRATRYCVADGNGLVIEVMTTGTKVWRFRYTLNGKRQPLATIGDYRMISLRVARAKAQKYAALVAQGISPIATARRDRGAESKADVLREAAELYLATALAGKSDEYRRTTRRALDKDVLPALGNKPIGAVSADDIVAVCERIKSRGSPKMALHTRNVVKRLYAYLIARQLATGNPAEVVPARSIATFGSRTRVLSGAEIGVMLRTIDTSNIRRPLKLALHLLVLTMVRKSELVESTWAEFDLDNALWTIPAARLNAREDRIVCLPRQAVALVRELQRARTSERFVFPSVRGGDRPIAKSTLNQAVKALGLDVEHFVLHDFRRTASTHLRDIEQQSDADGDITKHEAAGETARQRRLLQSWADFVDSQMEVARQTANGIT from the coding sequence ATGCCCCGCCTCGCCACCCCGCTCACCGAATCCGAAGTCCGCGCGCTCGAACCGCGCGCGACCCGCTATTGCGTCGCCGACGGCAACGGCCTCGTCATCGAAGTCATGACGACCGGCACCAAGGTCTGGCGCTTTCGCTATACGTTGAACGGCAAGCGTCAGCCGCTCGCGACGATCGGCGATTACCGGATGATTTCGCTGCGCGTCGCGCGCGCGAAGGCGCAAAAGTACGCGGCACTCGTCGCGCAGGGCATCTCGCCGATCGCGACCGCGCGGCGCGATCGCGGCGCCGAGAGCAAGGCCGACGTGTTGCGCGAAGCGGCCGAGCTTTATCTCGCGACCGCGCTCGCCGGCAAGTCGGACGAATATCGCCGCACCACGCGGCGCGCGCTCGACAAGGACGTGCTGCCCGCGCTCGGCAACAAGCCGATCGGCGCGGTGAGCGCCGACGACATCGTCGCGGTCTGCGAGCGAATCAAAAGCCGCGGCTCGCCGAAAATGGCGCTGCACACGCGCAACGTCGTGAAGCGCCTGTACGCATATCTGATCGCGCGGCAGCTCGCGACCGGCAACCCCGCGGAAGTCGTGCCGGCGCGCTCGATCGCGACCTTCGGCAGTCGCACCCGCGTGCTGTCCGGCGCCGAGATCGGCGTGATGTTGCGCACGATCGATACGTCGAACATCCGCCGCCCGCTGAAACTCGCCCTGCATCTGCTGGTGCTGACGATGGTGCGCAAATCGGAGCTCGTCGAATCGACCTGGGCCGAGTTCGATCTCGATAACGCACTGTGGACGATCCCCGCCGCACGCCTGAACGCGCGCGAGGACCGCATCGTCTGTCTGCCGCGTCAGGCGGTGGCGCTGGTGCGCGAACTGCAGCGCGCGCGCACCAGCGAGCGGTTCGTATTCCCGAGCGTCAGGGGCGGCGATCGGCCGATCGCGAAAAGCACGCTTAACCAGGCGGTCAAGGCATTGGGGCTCGACGTGGAGCATTTCGTGCTGCATGACTTTCGTCGCACGGCGTCGACGCATCTGCGCGACATCGAGCAGCAATCAGACGCGGATGGCGACATCACGAAGCACGAAGCAGCCGGCGAAACGGCAAGGCAGCGTCGCTTGCTTCAGAGTTGGGCGGACTTTGTCGATAGCCAGATGGAAGTCGCACGACAGACGGCGAACGGGATCACTTGA
- a CDS encoding transcriptional regulator produces MPTDKEKAAFAKRLKDLLEPLKIRGGTKLAEQFNLRYHGERPVTPQTAHKWLTGTTIPKPDKLRTLAEWLNVKEHWLHYGPPPGTSARPMARGEKYPPTPETIELASKIASLTPKDRNLVEEMIVRFYGEDSDEE; encoded by the coding sequence ATGCCGACCGACAAAGAAAAAGCCGCCTTCGCGAAGAGGCTGAAGGATCTGCTCGAGCCGCTGAAAATTCGCGGCGGGACTAAACTCGCCGAGCAGTTCAATCTTCGCTATCACGGCGAGCGCCCCGTGACACCGCAGACAGCGCACAAATGGCTGACGGGTACGACGATTCCGAAGCCGGACAAGTTGCGCACGCTCGCCGAATGGTTGAACGTCAAGGAACACTGGCTCCACTACGGACCGCCGCCCGGCACTAGCGCAAGACCGATGGCGCGCGGCGAGAAATATCCGCCGACGCCCGAAACGATCGAGCTCGCCTCCAAGATTGCATCGTTGACGCCGAAGGACCGGAATCTGGTCGAGGAAATGATCGTGCGCTTCTACGGCGAAGACTCTGACGAAGAGTGA
- a CDS encoding HIT family protein: MNYNDSNPFAKILRGELPCIKVAENDQALAFMDLMPQADGHLLVVPKEAVAEIFDLSDAALVASTRMAQKLAIAVRAALRPDGVFIGQFNGAAAGQTVPHVHFHVIPRWQGQPLKLHAREPADTDTLEALAKRIRAHWRAH; the protein is encoded by the coding sequence ATGAACTACAACGACAGCAACCCGTTCGCCAAAATCTTGCGCGGCGAACTACCGTGCATCAAGGTGGCCGAAAACGACCAGGCGCTGGCTTTCATGGACCTGATGCCGCAAGCCGACGGCCATCTGCTCGTCGTGCCGAAGGAGGCGGTGGCGGAAATTTTTGATCTGTCCGATGCGGCGCTCGTCGCATCGACGCGCATGGCACAAAAGCTCGCGATCGCAGTGCGCGCGGCACTGCGCCCGGACGGCGTGTTCATCGGCCAGTTCAACGGAGCAGCGGCCGGACAGACGGTACCGCACGTCCATTTCCACGTGATTCCGCGCTGGCAAGGTCAACCGCTCAAGCTCCATGCGCGCGAGCCCGCCGATACGGACACGCTCGAAGCGCTCGCGAAGCGGATCCGCGCGCATTGGCGCGCCCATTGA